A genome region from Nicotiana tabacum cultivar K326 chromosome 13, ASM71507v2, whole genome shotgun sequence includes the following:
- the LOC107793096 gene encoding premnaspirodiene oxygenase, with the protein MQFFSLVSIFLFLSFLFLLRKWKNSNSQRKKLPPGPWKLPILGSMLHMVGGLPHHVLRDLAKKYGPLMHLQLGEVSAVVVTSPDMAKEVLKTHDIAFASRPSLLAPEIVCYNRSDLAFCPYGDYWRQMRKICVLEVLSAKNVRTYSSIRRDEVLRLLNFIRSSSGEPVNITERIFLFTSSMTCRSAFGQVFKEQDKFIQLIKEVILLAGGFDVADIFPSYKFLHVLSGMKGKIMNAHHKVDAIVENVINEHKKNLAIGKTNGALGGEDLIDVLLKLMNDGGLQFPITNDNIKAIIFDMFAAGTETSSSTIVWAMVEMVKNPTVFAKAQAEVRDAFREKETFDENDVEELNYLKLVIKETLRLHPPVPLLLPRECREETNINGYTIPVKTKVMVNVWALGRDPKYWNDAETFMPERFEQCSKDFVGNNFEYLPFGGGRRICPGISFGLANAYLPLAQLLYHFDWELPTGIKPSDLDLTELVGVTAARKSDLYLVATPYQPPQN; encoded by the exons ATGCAGTTCTTCAGCTTGGTTTCCATTTTCCTATTtctatcttttctctttttgttaagGAAATGGAAGAACTCGAATAGCCAAAGGAAAAAATTGCCACCAGGTCCATGGAAACTACCAATACTAGGAAGTATGCTTCATATGGTTGGTGGACTACCACACCATGTCCTTAGAGATTTAGCCAAAAAATATGGACCGCTTATGCACCTTCAATTAGGTGAAGTTTCTGCAGTTGTGGTTACTTCTCCTGATATGGCAAAAGAAGTACTAAAAACTCATGACATCGCTTTCGCGTCTAGGCCTAGCCTTTTGGCCCCGGAGATTGTCTGTTACAATAGGTCTGATCTTGCGTTTTGCCCCTATGGCGATTATTGGAGACAAATGCGTAAAATATGTGTCTTGGAAGTGCTCAGTGCCAAGAATGTTCGGACATATAGCTCTATTAGGCGCGATGAAGTTCTTCGTCTCCTTAATTTTATCCGGTCATCTTCTGGTGAGCCTGTTAATATTACGGAAAGGATCTTTTTGTTCACAAGCTCCATGACATGTAGATCAGCGTTTGGGCAAGTATTCAAGGAGCAAGACAAATTTATACAACTAATTAAAGAAGTTATACTCTTAGCAGGAGGGTTTGATGTGGCTGACATATTCCCTTCATACAAGTTTCTTCATGTGCTCAGTGGAATGAAGGGTAAGATTATGAATGCACACCATAAGGTAGATGCTATTGTTGAGAATGTCATCAACGAGCACAAGAAAAATCTTGCAATTGGGAAAACTAATGGAGCGTTAGGAGGTGAAGATTTAATTGATGTTCTTCTAAAACTTATGAATGATGGAGGCCTTCAATTTCCTATCACCAACGACAACATCAAAGCTATAATCTTT GACATGTTTGCTGCTGGAACAGAGACTTCATCGTCAACAATTGTGTGGGCTATGGTGGAAATGGTGAAAAATCCAACTGTATTTGCGAAAGCTCAAGCAGAAGTAAGAGATGCATTTAGAGAAAAAGAAACTTTTGATGAAAATGATGTGGAGGAGCTAAACTATCTAAAGTTAGTCATTAAAGAAACTCTAAGACTTCATCCACCGGTTCCACTTTTGCTCCCAAGAGAATGTAGGGAAGAGACAAATATAAACGGCTACACTATTCCTGTAAAGACCAAAGTCATGGTTAATGTTTGGGCTTTGGGAAGAGATCCAAAATATTGGAATGACGCAGAAACTTTTATGCCAGAGAGATTTGAGCAGTGCTCTAAGGATTTTGTTGGTAATAATTTTGAATATCTTCCATTTGGTGGTGGAAGGAGGATTTGTCCAGGGATTTCGTTTGGTTTAGCTAATGCTTATTTGCCATtggctcaattactttatcacttTGATTGGGAACTCCCCACTGGAATCAAACCAAGCGACTTGGACTTGACTGAGTTGGTTGGAGTAACTGCCGCTAGAAAAAGTGACCTTTACTTGGTTGCGACTCCTTATCAACCTCCTCAAAACTGA